The Gemmatimonas phototrophica region GACTCGGCACTGATGGTAACGGTGTGCAAGCTCAGTGGTTCCCGTGACCGCCTGCTCACAGTTCTGTCACGGTCGTGTATCAGTCTGATGCCTTTCAAGGGTGAAAGTCGTCCGCCGGTGGTCTACATTGTTTGATATGAGCACAAAAGCTGACATCCGCACGGTGGCGCTGGTTACCGGGGCTTCGCGTGGCATTGGCCGCGCCATTTCGCTGCGTCTGGCCGAGTCCCATGATCTGGTGATTGTAGGGCGCGACGAAGCCAAGCTGTCCGATACGGCGGACTCGTGCACGGCGGCCGGTGCCTCGGTGCAGACCATTCCGGTGGACGTGCAGGATGGGCTGGCCACGGCCAAGGCGCTGACCGGCATGCATGTGGACGTGCTGGTGAACAACGCCGGGGTGGCCGTGCTCAAGCCCTTCCTTGACATGACCGCCGAAGAATGGAACCGGCAGGTAAACGTGAACGTCAACGCCCTTTACCATGTAACAAGAGCGGTGCTCCCCGGCATGGTACAGCGCGGACGCGGGCATGTGTGCATCATCGGCAGCACCGCCGGCCGCAACACCTTTGTGGGTGGTTCGTGCTACTCGGGCACCAAGCACTTCGT contains the following coding sequences:
- a CDS encoding SDR family oxidoreductase; this translates as MSTKADIRTVALVTGASRGIGRAISLRLAESHDLVIVGRDEAKLSDTADSCTAAGASVQTIPVDVQDGLATAKALTGMHVDVLVNNAGVAVLKPFLDMTAEEWNRQVNVNVNALYHVTRAVLPGMVQRGRGHVCIIGSTAGRNTFVGGSCYSGTKHFVMGFAESLMLEVRDAGVGVSVITPGSVATELFPEGTNTAWMLEPENIADAVAFAVTAPPHMLVHRLEVRPLSPKRPRDSF